CAGCACTGGATGCATGTTTAGCGTGTTACGCAGATTAGTTTGTTTCTTTATAGGGCCTCATTTGCTTCTTGCACAAATGATGCGCCCCGCAGCATCATTTATGTTTTATATGTTGAACCGAGTACCTTCGTAATCCAACAAAACGTTGTTGTTGCTATAAACTGTTTATTTTACACTTACTCGTAAAACTGTCTGTTCTACCATGGCATACACGGGCCATGGCATACACGGGAGATGTAAATTTTCGGCACCAAAATCTATAACCTCTAAATCGGATTCGGTTCATATCCTTGTATCCTGGGAAGGTCCAGGGGTTTATCAACATCGTTATAAAAATTTAAATATGCAGGAAATACCTAgtagtcctagaaataatatattagaatgAGTCTAGTCCATTTGActtagtcaactgtctgtttggtcttttttgataaaatatattatagtttggtaaTAATAATTGTGGGTTGGTTctagggtgacgtcatggataatgtaattgtcatcttgtagtgacagaaatacccttttgggaccattacatcatccatgacgttaCCCTAGGGATATATACTCAATTATCAAGAGAGAGGAAACCATTTTCAGATTACTTTCTCTCACCtccatattttcagatctagtttctctctctctctcttttctacTTCTTTTGCTGCTCCATAAAAGATGAAGATTTGtgtgatttctagggttttgattttgcaaagatgatgaagacgatttgcagagatgataaagatgatgaacaAGATTTTTTGCGACGAAGATTCTTTGTCTTCTCTCTGTTTTGATGTTGCTgcggttgaagatgatgatgaacacgatgaagatgatgaagacgatgaagacgACGATAGATTTTTGTGTTTCTTCGTCACAAGATTTGGTTTCAACTTTTTCTGCTGctgtcaaagaagatgaagattgaaacgaagatgatgaagatgacgatcgatgttgctgctgctgttgaaatcgatgaagatgatgaagaagatgaagatttgtatgtttaggtttttatatggagttcatttctggaatgaactctgtatttttaggtttttatatggagttcatttctggaatgaactctgggttttttaggtttttatatggagttcatttctggaatgaactctgttttttttttaggtttttatatggagttcatttctggaatgaactctgtttttttatgtttttatatggagttcatttctggaatgaactctgctttttttaggtttttatatggagttcatttctggaatgaactctgtttttctaggtttttgtatggagttcatttctggaatgaactctgtttttttaggtttttatatggagttcatttttggaatgaattgtggTCTATatgttttctaaaaaaataagtagaaattaacaggagttcattttgacgaatgaaatgctacaagaaaataagtaaacattaacacggaagggtaattttgtctattttatattttaaaattattatggaccaaacagtaaaggcttTTTTCCAAAGGACTAAATGGACAtaggaccacctaaaaaaggaccaaataatatttttctctttaaatATTTTCTACCCTAGAATAACTGAGAAAAATATTTCTTTCAAGATTTTCGTTTCCTGTTATAAGAGATTTCCATAACCTCCGTAGTTTTTCTCTCACGTCTTTCTCTTTTCCAAATAAAACTAGGTTACTAGGGTTTTTTAAGAGTATAAGAATACGAGAATTTTTTCAGAGTATATATTcaattccaattttttttaaaatgttcCTTCACCAAATCTGCAACTCTATCAAAATGATCTTTATACATCCCAAATATTGGAGTACCAGAATCTATTGCAATACCGCCTCCTCCTTGACTGTTAAGCTTAAAAGTACCTCTAGTAAATCCAACTCTTTTGTTACCGACACTAATATCTTCTAGAGTTAAGTAATAAAGCGATGTCTCAGACTGAGGCACAACAAGAGGAGTTGTATGTACAATTTGACCTACGTCTCCAATTGTCGCATCTGCGCCAAACCTTAAATATGTATCTGATCCATCAATGTTCGGGTTAAACAACTCAAAGCAGCACGCAAACTTACCTTCTCCAACAACACCTAATTGATTTAAAAAATACCGTTGTCCTCGTCCTAGACCAAGTATTCCTACAATAAGATCAGGTTTTCCATTCAAATGATTATTACCGATAAATTTTTCGAAGTTCCTTTGTTTAAGACCACAGCCGAAATGTAATTTAATACTTTCAATGCCACCATCATTGGAGCCTACAGTGAACTTTTCTTCAGCAACAACACCAGATGTAACTGATCCAATTGAATATCATGTTACATAAGTACAGTGTCCGTCAGCATTGCACTTATCTCCCATACAAAGAGGATGTGTATTACAAGGAACCGGACAAAATGTAGTGACAAACTCCAAGGATAAAGTGGCATATCTTGATGGAAAGATTCGTTGGCACCTTCGGATTGAATCCAAATTTGGTCACTACCTAAatcaatcatcaaataataattcaTGAAGGCTTGTCGTCTACCAGGAAATGTACCTAAACCAACCGTTGCTACGTACCACATATTTTCTTCATAAACTACATGCAAACGTGCAATATCGGGATTCATGGAGAGTATTTCATTGTGCTGGAGTAATATTTGTGACTCGATGTATCGGGCTTGAGCTTTGGATTGTTTAATGAGTCTTTGAATCCTTTCATCTCGTGTTAAATGGTCTCCTAGATATAAGGGTGATTCTTTGGAGTCTCTATGAATCATCTTCATACTGAACCCTTTTTTTAGATTATCGGAGATGACTGAATTTAATTGTAGTAAATTAGTAATTGTTAGTGGGAAAATGAAAAGAGGTCTCCTCATTTGAGCTAAAATTTTGATGCCTACGTACAACAATTCACAATTTTAAACTTCAAGTTATAACACTATATATATTGTTAAAATAAATTCTTATACTTCTATTTCTATATCTCAGATGTTGAAGAGAATCTTTCGTATTAATATCGAGTGCTTTACAGATAGCATCGCCATAAATTTTAAAATACTGCTAagatttcatttatttatttctcaTACTTTTTCATATAACTTATacaaatataaagaaaagagggatTTTTGGTAAGAGACCATAAATGACTTAGTTGATATTAATACGTAAATACCATTTTTTACATATATACGTAAATaccattgttttaaaaatagatcaaaatTTTTAAAACCTTAttatttttcaaaatatacactggatttttttaaaatttatatatttgaaaagctCTTTCAATTATCTATGCaacgagtacaaataagaatagtaaatttttgttttaggaaaagAATTTCATGGCTTTCAAATTTAGTATTGTTGGATGAGTAAAAATTCAAAcatgtgcatcgcacatgtgTCCTTACtagtttaaataaaatttagtacATAGTTGTATTTAATTACCTAAGAAAAATGCCATTTTTCTTTTCATAATGCAAACTGTGCATCGAGGCAAatggatgcaaaaaaaaaaaaaaaaaaaaaaaaacaggattcATATCCATAAGTTTTGGCAACCGATTCGAAAGAAAGCGCATTTATAAACAAAAGAAAGTTTGTTTCATTCAAACAAggaatacatgtatttatagagtatgAGCTCGCTATCGTTGACACCCCGTCAGGTTTTCTTAATGATGTACAATTGAAACATATAATATCTTCTTCACAAGTCAGATGAATATGGCTTAACAGTAAGCATAACATGTACATGTACTGGGATGTGGTGATATCTGCCTAGTCAGTTGAGTTTAATGACTCATGGAGTAGTATACTGGTATATAATGAACATAAGGGACATAGCAGTTTGTTCTGGCATTCTTCATGTTGATTCGCAAGTGGATTGGTCTCTCTATGGCAGTGCCAGCACCTGCGAATAGAAACATCAAATTGACATAATCCGGTATACACAGAGCAGAGGAGAAGCAAATACACAACTAGTAAAGAGCCATACAAAATATAAAATGGGCTGTGTGTTTCATATATAATCATTTTCGTATTTTCAGATATCATCACTAATTCTATAATATTAGGCGAGAAGACCGAACTTTTAACTCATTCTTCCTTCAAGGAACGAACATACAGAATCACTAAAGACTCCCAAGCATTAAAACCAACTGCCCTGGAAGGCAGTATATTTATGATAACATGGTATTATTAATCAAAAGCAAGTGAGAGCTCGGGTGTTTAGGGATGGCAAATGAAACAGGATTGATTACCAGATGATGTAACAATGGCATGATTTTGAACACATATTCCAGTTCGAATATTTGAGTCTTAGGGGTTTAAGCAGACCTGTCACCACTTCAACTAAACCTATCATAGTATCATAATGTGGTTAAGATCACATGTGGTTCCTCTTACGGTCAGAATTTACTGTCCAAATAACCTTTTTGTTCTCACTTGAAAGGAAATACAAAATTACAAACATCATTTCCTAATTAAAGCAAAGCTAAAGTAAGGAAGTTATACAGACATTTCACTGCATATAATCATTCTCAAGTGCTTTTTTCTTTGCAATCTCCAGTTGCAATGTAACTGGAACAAAGAAGAATATAGAAGACTATGGCAACAAACACGACATCAAAGAGCTGACACAGTATCCTCAGACATGACATTACTTTTAGTTTTACGCAAAAACGGATATTATATTAACTCTTAGTAGCCTAAACGAATCTTCAGTATTAGGCAGTTTAATTGGAAACCCGGAGGAGCATTAGCTAATTGGAAATCCGGCAGAaagcaaataaaaacaaagaGAGACTGACATGATGAGGAGTCGTAACATGAAAGTGGCACAGTgtacataataatacctcgttcTCTATGTTGAGATATGAAACTAGAGTTCTGTAAGAAGGAATTAGGTGATGCCAAAGTTCGCTAACGTAATTATTTAATGATAGGATCGGTGATTTCATGTCTGAGTATCAGCAAATGCCCTTAACCTAACCTATTTCTACCAATACTTTAAACTGTTCTAATTCAGTAGAGCAAGAAGCTCATCTGCTTGGTACCATGAAAGCAAACATCATGCAACGTTAACAAACTAGAAAAATATCCAATAAGCATGCGCTATAGATTATACTCATACTACTAGCACACTGCAAACATCATATATAAATATCTAAGAGTAGAACAAAAGACACACCTAGAATTGAGGTATTCTCTCTGTGCAACCCAGctagttggtgttgatggtgATGCTGCGGAGGTTTCTTTGGGTATTGGTGCTGCTGCTTCTGTGGGTATTGGTGATGTTGCAGTAATTGCAGTGGGTATCGGTTATTTTTTTGCTGTTGTCGTGGGTGTTGGTGATGCGGCTGGGGCAGGGGATGgtgatgttgctgttgttgttgttggtcagTGATGGCCTTACCATTCTGCCTAGCCTCTGCCAATTGATTAAATTGTTTGGCCACAACAGGACCCAACCCAGTGTATATCTCTCGCCATACCTGACGCTGTTGATACG
This DNA window, taken from Papaver somniferum cultivar HN1 chromosome 3, ASM357369v1, whole genome shotgun sequence, encodes the following:
- the LOC113359321 gene encoding aspartic proteinase CDR1-like, which codes for MAFFLVTSGVVAEEKFTVGSNDGGIESIKLHFGCGLKQRNFEKFIGNNHLNGKPDLIVGILGLGRGQRYFLNQLGVVGEDTYLRFGADATIGDVGQIVHTTPLVVPQSETSLYYLTLEDISVGNKRVGFTRGTFKLNSQGGGGIAIDSGTPIFGMYKDHFDRVADLVKEHFKKNWN
- the LOC113361166 gene encoding putative cyclin-dependent serine/threonine-protein kinase DDB_G0272797/DDB_G0274007 codes for the protein MFVEARNVFCQKKLDGNKQSYSREEMEVLRFGNSYQQRQVWREIYTGLGPVVAKQFNQLAEARQNGKAITDQQQQQQHHHPLPQPHHQHPRQQQKNNRYPLQLLQHHQYPQKQQHQYPKKPPQHHHQHQLAGLHRENTSILGAGTAIERPIHLRINMKNARTNCYVPYVHYIPVYYSMSH